In a genomic window of Myxococcales bacterium:
- a CDS encoding DUF1016 family protein: MKKPPRKKAVAATKPATASHEDALFARVVDIIEAARGHVARSVNTATVQAYWLIGREIVEVEQHGEKRAGYGDEVIERLAQRLAASVGQGFGARTLRRIRQFYVTYPEGSALPPELGGPAKRTAALSKSKPEKIRTAALTKSAGVPAPFPPHLGWTHYLVLLRVTSPTARAFYEIEAARESWASRELERQIASLLFERLAKSRDKEKVLALARRGHEVEVPADVLKDPFVLEFLGLDERAHWRERDLEQAIIDRIEGFLLELGKGFCFVARQKRVTLEGDHFYVDLVFYNRLLRCFVLVDLKLGKLTHQDLGQMQMYVNFFDRFQRAEHEAKTIGIVLCSEKNDAMAKITLPENNEQILAARYQMYLPTEEELRVELAREREAAERALRLEASVNGDAKGSGSSR; the protein is encoded by the coding sequence GTGAAGAAGCCGCCTCGCAAGAAGGCCGTCGCGGCGACGAAGCCAGCGACCGCGAGCCACGAGGATGCGCTGTTCGCTCGCGTCGTCGACATCATCGAGGCGGCGCGCGGTCACGTCGCGCGCTCGGTCAACACGGCGACGGTGCAGGCGTACTGGCTCATCGGGCGCGAGATCGTCGAGGTCGAGCAGCACGGCGAGAAGCGCGCCGGCTACGGCGACGAGGTCATCGAGCGGCTCGCGCAGCGCCTCGCCGCGAGCGTGGGCCAGGGCTTCGGCGCTCGAACCCTGCGGCGCATCCGGCAGTTCTACGTCACCTACCCCGAAGGCTCCGCGCTGCCGCCCGAGCTGGGTGGGCCGGCGAAACGGACAGCGGCGCTGTCCAAATCAAAGCCCGAGAAGATTCGGACAGCGGCGCTGACCAAATCTGCGGGCGTGCCCGCGCCCTTTCCTCCTCACCTCGGCTGGACGCACTACCTCGTGCTGCTGCGGGTGACGAGCCCCACCGCGCGCGCGTTCTACGAGATCGAGGCCGCGCGCGAGAGCTGGGCGAGCCGGGAGCTGGAGCGGCAGATCGCGTCGCTCCTCTTCGAGCGGCTCGCCAAGAGCCGCGACAAGGAGAAGGTCCTCGCGCTCGCGCGGCGCGGACACGAAGTCGAGGTGCCCGCCGACGTCCTGAAGGACCCGTTCGTGCTCGAGTTCCTCGGGCTCGACGAGCGGGCGCACTGGCGCGAGCGAGATCTCGAGCAGGCCATCATCGATCGCATCGAGGGCTTCCTCCTCGAACTGGGCAAGGGCTTCTGCTTCGTCGCGCGGCAGAAGCGCGTGACGCTCGAGGGCGATCACTTCTACGTCGACCTCGTCTTCTACAACCGCCTGCTCCGCTGCTTCGTGCTCGTCGATCTCAAGCTCGGCAAGCTCACGCACCAGGACCTCGGGCAGATGCAGATGTACGTGAACTTCTTCGACCGCTTCCAGCGCGCGGAGCACGAGGCGAAGACCATCGGCATCGTCCTCTGCTCGGAGAAGAACGACGCGATGGCGAAGATCACCCTGCCCGAGAACAACGAGCAGATCCTCGCCGCGCGCTACCAGATGTACCTGCCCACGGAGGAGGAGCTGCGCGTCGAGCTGGCCCGCGAGCGCGAGGCTGCGGAGCGCGCGCTACGGCTCGAGGCGAGTGTGAACGGCGATGCCAAAGGCTCGGGGTCGTCGCGATGA
- a CDS encoding alpha/beta hydrolase gives MRPRWSPVVVVGLAGACATTARPAPVAPTAVAPAPSASPSAPTPRGPVEIDRGELTLTIRGRPAGAEVFTIEADPDGYVIRSEVRLESGSTLRLFDSVLTTDRAWRPRAATGRDVKDGGTTVALTGAPLVLRTRSQLGPSSERTASRAVELYLGDNTFAHFAPACALPAPTVRVGFPGMDVRIGVDQPTALAGVTRRTVDLAGTMRAVVTCEAGRLLAVELPTMALTAIRTDRTDDVTPLVLPTPTKAALAPGLIELERTIARPDATLACALVVPAAATAPLPVAVLLTGSGAQDRDSDSTGPGGIKLGLLRAVASALGLAGVATLRCDDRGVGGSSGDFGAATVDTFIDDARAMVAAVRADRRLDPARVALIGHSEGAVVAAAVAAVEPRVAAVALLAGPGRPVEQVLLEQVALTLSRAGLTAAEAEAALDRHRAAFVAIRAGAPLPDTPEAAEWRGGERWLRSHMTRDILATIAALGSRPLLVAQGGVDQQVAAVDADALVAAARAAGNPAVVDRRYPGLDHLFAASATGDPAAYADPDRQVDPRFLTDLAAFVAAAPARRR, from the coding sequence ATGCGCCCGCGCTGGTCCCCTGTGGTCGTCGTCGGGCTCGCCGGCGCCTGCGCGACCACCGCGCGGCCCGCGCCGGTCGCGCCGACCGCGGTCGCACCGGCGCCGTCAGCGTCGCCGTCGGCCCCAACGCCACGCGGCCCGGTCGAGATCGATCGCGGGGAGCTGACCTTGACCATCCGCGGGCGCCCGGCCGGGGCCGAGGTGTTCACGATCGAGGCGGACCCCGACGGCTACGTGATCCGGTCCGAGGTCCGGCTGGAGTCGGGCTCGACCCTGCGGCTGTTCGACAGCGTCCTGACCACCGACCGCGCCTGGCGACCGCGCGCGGCCACCGGCCGCGACGTCAAGGACGGCGGCACGACGGTGGCGTTGACCGGGGCGCCGCTGGTGCTGCGGACGCGCTCGCAGCTGGGCCCGTCGTCGGAGCGCACCGCCAGCCGCGCGGTCGAGCTGTACCTCGGCGACAACACGTTCGCGCACTTCGCGCCCGCCTGCGCGCTGCCGGCGCCGACCGTGCGGGTCGGGTTCCCCGGCATGGACGTGCGCATCGGCGTCGATCAGCCGACCGCGCTGGCCGGCGTCACCCGGCGCACCGTCGATCTCGCCGGCACGATGCGCGCGGTCGTGACCTGCGAGGCCGGCCGGCTGCTCGCCGTCGAGCTGCCGACCATGGCCCTGACCGCGATCCGCACCGACCGCACCGACGACGTCACGCCGCTGGTGCTGCCGACGCCGACCAAGGCGGCGCTGGCGCCGGGGCTGATCGAGCTCGAGCGCACGATCGCGCGCCCTGACGCGACCCTGGCGTGCGCGCTGGTCGTGCCGGCCGCCGCGACGGCGCCGCTGCCGGTGGCGGTGCTGCTGACCGGCTCGGGCGCGCAGGATCGCGACTCCGACTCGACCGGGCCCGGCGGGATCAAGCTCGGGCTCCTGCGCGCGGTCGCCAGCGCGCTCGGCCTCGCTGGGGTCGCGACCCTGCGCTGCGACGACCGCGGCGTCGGCGGCTCGAGCGGCGACTTCGGCGCCGCCACCGTCGACACGTTCATCGACGACGCCCGGGCCATGGTCGCCGCGGTCCGCGCCGATCGCCGCCTCGACCCCGCGCGGGTGGCGCTGATCGGTCACTCCGAGGGCGCGGTCGTCGCCGCCGCGGTCGCCGCCGTCGAGCCCCGCGTCGCCGCCGTCGCGCTCCTGGCCGGCCCCGGCCGCCCGGTCGAGCAGGTGCTGCTCGAGCAGGTCGCGCTCACCTTGAGCCGGGCCGGGCTGACCGCCGCCGAGGCGGAGGCCGCGCTCGACCGCCACCGCGCCGCCTTCGTCGCGATCCGCGCCGGCGCCCCCTTGCCCGACACGCCCGAGGCGGCCGAGTGGCGCGGCGGCGAGCGCTGGCTGCGCTCGCACATGACCCGCGACATCCTGGCCACGATCGCGGCGCTCGGCTCGCGGCCGCTGCTGGTCGCCCAGGGCGGGGTCGATCAGCAGGTCGCCGCCGTCGACGCCGACGCCCTCGTGGCCGCCGCCCGCGCCGCCGGCAACCCCGCCGTGGTCGACCGGCGCTACCCCGGCCTCGATCACCTGTTCGCCGCCTCGGCCACCGGTGACCCCGCCGCCTACGCCGATCCCGACCGCCAGGTCGATCCCCGATTCCTCACCGACCTCGCCGCCTTCGTCGCCGCCGCCCCCGCGCGCCGGCGGTAG
- a CDS encoding (2Fe-2S)-binding protein — MTRPRHDPPADPPPPPPPPPPPAPARVELTIDGQRVAVAEGATVLDACAALGVEVPTLCFAPNLTPVNACRICVVELEGARTLVPSCSRKAEAGMVIHTDSPRVRTSRKLVLELLGSSVDLSATPLVAGWMARYGAAPDRFGPAAPPAAADERDAAVAGHHHRGDGATAATVAQPPKVDNDLFVRDYGKCILCYKCVEACGEDAQNTFAIAVAGRGFDARISTELATALPDSACVFCGNCINACPTGALVFSREFDLRQAGAWDEAAQRQTTTVCPYCGVGCALTLHTQGEQVVKVTSPLDSSVTEGNLCVKGRFGWQYVGTAPAGDASKK, encoded by the coding sequence CTGACGAGGCCACGCCATGATCCGCCTGCCGATCCCCCCCCCCCCCCCCCCCCCCCCCCCCCCCCGGCCCCCGCGCGCGTCGAGCTGACCATCGACGGCCAGCGCGTGGCCGTGGCCGAGGGCGCGACCGTGCTCGACGCCTGCGCCGCGCTCGGCGTCGAGGTGCCGACCCTGTGCTTCGCGCCCAACCTGACGCCGGTCAACGCCTGCCGGATCTGCGTGGTCGAGCTCGAGGGCGCGCGCACGCTGGTGCCGTCGTGCTCGCGCAAGGCCGAGGCCGGCATGGTCATCCACACCGACTCGCCGCGCGTGCGCACCTCGCGCAAGCTGGTGCTCGAGCTCCTGGGCTCGTCGGTCGATCTGTCGGCGACGCCGCTGGTGGCCGGCTGGATGGCGCGCTACGGCGCCGCGCCGGACCGGTTCGGCCCGGCGGCCCCGCCGGCCGCCGCCGACGAGCGCGACGCCGCGGTCGCCGGCCACCACCACCGCGGCGACGGCGCCACCGCCGCCACGGTCGCGCAGCCGCCCAAGGTCGACAACGACCTGTTCGTGCGCGACTACGGCAAGTGCATCCTCTGCTACAAGTGCGTCGAGGCCTGCGGCGAGGACGCCCAGAACACCTTCGCGATCGCGGTGGCCGGGCGCGGCTTCGACGCGCGGATCTCGACCGAGCTGGCCACGGCGCTGCCCGACTCGGCGTGCGTGTTCTGCGGCAACTGCATCAACGCCTGCCCGACCGGCGCGCTGGTGTTCAGCCGCGAGTTCGACCTGCGCCAGGCCGGCGCCTGGGACGAGGCCGCGCAGCGCCAGACCACGACCGTGTGCCCCTACTGCGGCGTCGGCTGCGCGCTGACGCTCCACACCCAGGGCGAGCAGGTGGTCAAGGTCACCTCGCCGCTCGACTCGTCGGTCACCGAGGGCAACCTGTGCGTCAAGGGCCGGTTCGGCTGGCAGTACGTCGGCACCGCGCCGGCGGGCGACGCCAGCAAGAAATAG
- a CDS encoding transposase — protein MSPTKKQKRPRRAFTPEFKAEAVRIVRTTGKSVHVVARELDLTRPACAPGSSRLGSTRSKTRVVRSRPTSALS, from the coding sequence ATGAGCCCGACCAAGAAGCAGAAGCGCCCGCGGCGCGCGTTCACGCCCGAGTTCAAGGCCGAGGCGGTGCGCATCGTGCGCACCACCGGCAAGAGCGTGCACGTCGTGGCCCGCGAGCTCGACCTCACGAGACCTGCCTGCGCGCCTGGGTCCAGCAGGCTGGGGTCGACGAGAAGCAAGACCCGCGTGGTGCGCTCACGACCGACGAGCGCGCTGAGCTGA
- a CDS encoding AraC family transcriptional regulator, giving the protein MPGLLLLRHLRPTTLEATIYEPVICLILQGEKQTILGERSVRFGAGESLIVSHTLPVVSRITKASSAVPYLALISSIDLSRLRSLHHELGDVVLTPAGARSLEVGKTDLALLDAFARYLSLADEPIAARVLAPRVLDEIHVRLLLAPHGAMLHQVIAHDSQARGVGRAIEHIRREFKQSLAMSDLAKLAGMSTSSFYKHFNSIAATSPLQYQKDLRLLEARRLLRTEGYTVSGAAYEVGYESPTQFSREYARKFGQPPRAEIATT; this is encoded by the coding sequence ATGCCCGGGTTGCTGCTCCTACGCCACCTCCGGCCGACGACGCTCGAGGCCACGATCTATGAGCCCGTGATCTGCCTGATCTTGCAAGGGGAGAAACAGACGATCCTCGGCGAACGTAGCGTTCGCTTTGGTGCCGGCGAGTCCCTGATCGTCAGCCACACGCTCCCGGTCGTGTCTCGGATCACCAAGGCCAGCAGCGCCGTTCCCTACCTCGCACTGATCTCGTCGATCGACCTGTCCCGCCTACGCAGCCTTCATCACGAGCTCGGAGACGTCGTTCTCACTCCTGCGGGCGCGCGTTCCCTCGAGGTAGGCAAGACCGATCTCGCGCTGCTCGACGCCTTCGCTCGCTACCTGTCGCTTGCCGACGAGCCGATCGCGGCGCGTGTGCTCGCGCCTCGGGTCCTCGACGAGATCCACGTTCGGCTGCTGCTCGCGCCGCACGGCGCCATGCTGCATCAGGTGATCGCCCACGACAGTCAAGCGCGCGGTGTCGGGCGTGCCATCGAACACATCCGTCGCGAGTTCAAGCAGAGCCTGGCCATGAGCGATCTCGCCAAGCTTGCCGGCATGAGCACGTCGAGCTTTTACAAGCACTTCAACTCGATCGCGGCGACTTCACCCCTGCAGTACCAGAAGGACCTGCGCCTCCTCGAGGCCCGCCGCCTCCTGCGGACCGAGGGCTACACTGTTTCGGGTGCGGCGTACGAGGTCGGCTACGAGAGCCCGACGCAGTTCAGTCGCGAGTACGCGCGCAAGTTCGGCCAGCCGCCTCGGGCCGAGATCGCGACTACCTGA
- a CDS encoding alkaline phosphatase D family protein has translation MTLTRRQWLLAVGAAGAATQLGGCGDPPPAVTAMVLEVEATRALVSAWAADADRGELVVTTAAGAEVAALALAFDEHGHAHVDVDGLSPATAYRAQVRTDAGAEHGPIAFVTAPADDDPRPLRLAVSADVDESRDHRSPIFDAIAAAAPELFVCLGDWPYADHGDTAFTRDQYDARHARGHLTALFQPWMRASSFRAIYDDHEFANDWDGAARALDPDRHAAALAAWDAWFPHRGDGPRYRSWRWGLLCECFLLDCRAYRSANDAPDGPTKTMLGAEQRAWLVDGLRASTATFKLVFTSVPLDYGVGVDHWATFAVERDGILDELAAAGVAGLLFLSADQHWFAAHRHRHGIREFQVGPLAHYLLEQPPLPDGVLARVSELNFGMIEITAEPRLRFRAFGATGDQLYDESFTPAELTPAPPDPWPQPLPRDGV, from the coding sequence GTGACGCTCACCCGCCGCCAGTGGCTGCTCGCGGTCGGCGCCGCCGGCGCCGCGACCCAGCTCGGCGGCTGCGGTGACCCCCCGCCCGCGGTCACCGCGATGGTGCTCGAGGTCGAGGCCACGCGCGCGCTGGTCTCGGCGTGGGCGGCCGACGCGGACCGCGGCGAGCTGGTGGTCACGACCGCGGCCGGCGCCGAGGTCGCGGCGCTGGCGCTGGCGTTCGACGAGCACGGCCACGCGCACGTCGACGTCGACGGCCTGAGCCCGGCCACGGCCTACCGCGCCCAGGTCCGCACCGACGCCGGCGCCGAGCACGGGCCGATCGCGTTCGTGACCGCGCCCGCCGACGACGATCCGCGGCCGCTGCGCCTGGCGGTCAGCGCCGACGTCGACGAGTCGCGCGATCACCGCTCGCCGATCTTCGACGCGATCGCCGCCGCGGCGCCCGAGCTGTTCGTGTGCCTGGGCGACTGGCCCTACGCCGACCACGGCGACACCGCGTTCACGCGCGATCAGTACGACGCGCGCCACGCCCGCGGCCACCTGACCGCGCTGTTCCAGCCGTGGATGCGGGCCAGCTCGTTCCGGGCGATCTACGACGACCACGAGTTCGCCAACGACTGGGACGGCGCCGCGCGCGCGCTCGATCCCGATCGCCACGCCGCCGCGCTCGCCGCCTGGGACGCGTGGTTCCCGCACCGCGGCGACGGCCCGCGCTACCGCAGCTGGCGCTGGGGCCTGCTGTGCGAGTGCTTCCTGCTCGACTGCCGGGCCTACCGCAGCGCCAACGACGCGCCCGACGGGCCGACCAAGACCATGCTCGGCGCCGAGCAGCGGGCGTGGCTGGTCGACGGCCTGCGCGCGTCGACCGCGACGTTCAAGCTGGTGTTCACCTCGGTGCCGCTCGACTACGGCGTCGGCGTCGACCACTGGGCCACGTTCGCGGTCGAGCGCGACGGCATCCTCGACGAGCTGGCCGCGGCCGGCGTGGCGGGCCTGTTGTTCCTGTCGGCCGACCAGCACTGGTTCGCCGCCCACCGCCACCGCCACGGCATCCGCGAGTTCCAGGTCGGGCCGCTCGCGCACTACCTGCTCGAGCAGCCGCCGCTGCCCGACGGCGTGCTGGCCCGGGTGTCCGAGCTCAACTTCGGGATGATCGAGATCACCGCCGAGCCGCGCCTGCGGTTCCGGGCCTTCGGCGCCACCGGGGACCAGCTCTACGACGAGTCGTTCACGCCCGCCGAGCTCACGCCCGCGCCGCCGGATCCGTGGCCGCAACCGCTGCCGCGCGACGGTGTCTAG
- a CDS encoding MBL fold metallo-hydrolase: protein MHRLLLLSSLSLSLAACRATPTPVAAAPQPARAPLTLTYLGVAGWQLEADGKVLLIDPYFSRPALDGPIVPDAAAIAARTPPRVDAILIGHSHVDHLLDAPTIARATGAQLIGSATTAAIARASGVPDDQLVPVVGGEDYQFDGWSVKVLPSLHSALDDKHTLGGVLAGPPTLPLTFAGYPEGGTFAYLVRLGGHEILILSTANFIERELVGLRPDVAIVATGLRDELHDYTCRLLRAVGAPPRVYTTHFDDWQAAPIDAPPSADLQAFVAEVAGCAPGTVTTIPRYFEAMVVP, encoded by the coding sequence GTGCATCGCCTCCTGCTGTTGTCGTCGCTGTCGCTGTCGCTCGCCGCCTGTCGCGCGACCCCCACGCCCGTCGCCGCCGCGCCGCAGCCAGCGCGCGCGCCGCTGACCCTCACGTACCTCGGCGTCGCCGGCTGGCAGCTCGAGGCCGACGGCAAGGTCCTCCTGATCGATCCGTACTTCTCGCGGCCGGCGCTCGACGGGCCGATCGTCCCGGACGCCGCGGCCATCGCCGCGCGCACCCCGCCGCGCGTCGACGCGATCCTGATCGGCCACAGCCACGTCGACCACCTGCTCGACGCGCCGACGATCGCCCGCGCCACCGGCGCGCAGCTGATCGGCAGCGCCACCACCGCCGCGATCGCCCGGGCCAGCGGCGTGCCCGACGATCAGCTCGTGCCGGTGGTCGGCGGCGAGGACTACCAGTTCGACGGCTGGTCGGTGAAGGTCCTCCCCAGCCTGCACTCGGCGCTCGACGACAAGCACACCCTCGGCGGCGTCCTCGCCGGTCCGCCGACCCTGCCGCTGACCTTCGCCGGCTACCCCGAGGGCGGCACGTTCGCGTACCTGGTGCGCCTCGGCGGCCACGAGATCTTGATCCTGTCGACCGCCAACTTCATCGAGCGCGAGCTGGTCGGCCTGCGCCCCGACGTCGCGATCGTCGCCACCGGGCTGCGCGACGAGCTCCACGACTACACCTGTCGGCTCCTGCGCGCCGTGGGGGCGCCGCCGCGGGTCTACACCACGCACTTCGACGACTGGCAGGCCGCGCCGATCGACGCGCCGCCGTCCGCCGACCTGCAGGCGTTCGTCGCCGAGGTCGCCGGGTGCGCGCCCGGCACCGTCACCACGATCCCGCGGTACTTCGAGGCCATGGTCGTGCCGTAG
- a CDS encoding DUF429 domain-containing protein, whose product MARPAERARLWTRRATDIAAGGQPPLKDKFQATFQMTLLGNALLSKLESHQYRVLPFPGGRGAGEIIEVYPGATLRTMGLASYKSRPDEAVRLGIAACAAAGIRLDVDLRLVALACRYSSGTARTPDYDVADAFVALCTAILHAENGCRPVLAPDPTWQERLVKEWEGAIWVPTITTSAPA is encoded by the coding sequence CTGGCGAGACCCGCTGAGCGCGCGCGGCTCTGGACGAGGCGCGCGACGGACATCGCCGCCGGTGGGCAGCCGCCGCTCAAGGACAAGTTCCAGGCGACGTTCCAGATGACGCTCCTCGGGAACGCGCTGCTCTCGAAGCTGGAGTCGCACCAGTACCGCGTGCTGCCGTTTCCTGGCGGTCGCGGTGCGGGCGAGATCATCGAGGTCTACCCGGGCGCGACGCTGCGCACGATGGGGCTCGCGAGCTACAAGTCGAGGCCCGATGAAGCGGTGCGTCTCGGCATCGCCGCGTGTGCCGCCGCAGGCATCAGGCTCGACGTCGATCTCCGGCTCGTCGCCCTCGCGTGCCGCTACAGCTCGGGCACTGCGAGGACGCCCGACTACGACGTGGCCGACGCCTTCGTCGCGCTTTGCACGGCCATCCTCCACGCGGAGAACGGCTGTCGCCCGGTGCTCGCGCCCGACCCGACGTGGCAAGAGCGGCTCGTGAAGGAATGGGAAGGCGCGATCTGGGTCCCGACCATCACGACGAGCGCACCGGCGTAG
- a CDS encoding NAD(P)-dependent alcohol dehydrogenase — MTTTVHAYAVQEPGGQLLPFEYALGPLGPHDVDLNVKSCGICFSDVSMMDNAWGFTPYPLVPGHEIVGEVREVGEHVRHLAVGDVVGMGWHAGYCMICRQCMSGDHHMCADAASTFIGRHGGYADVVRAQASAVFKLPKGVDPRTAGPLMCGGITVFSPFVQYGVSPTDRVGVIGIGGLGHMAVKFARAWGCHVTAFTSTEAKQQEAVELGAHVALDSRDKDAIERAAKSFDLLLSTVNVPLDWGAYIGSLARRGRLHVLGAVLEPISVPATSLMMSQRSVSSSPAGSPSDIAKMLDFAGRHEIQPTTEHFGFDRINEAVDHLRSNKARYRVVLDR; from the coding sequence ATGACCACCACCGTTCACGCCTACGCAGTCCAGGAGCCGGGCGGCCAGCTCCTGCCCTTCGAATACGCGCTCGGCCCGCTCGGGCCACACGACGTCGACCTGAACGTCAAGAGCTGCGGCATCTGCTTCAGCGATGTCAGCATGATGGACAACGCTTGGGGCTTCACTCCTTACCCGCTCGTGCCCGGGCACGAGATTGTCGGCGAGGTCCGTGAGGTCGGCGAGCACGTCCGCCACCTGGCGGTCGGCGACGTGGTCGGCATGGGATGGCATGCCGGCTACTGCATGATTTGTCGTCAGTGCATGAGCGGTGATCATCACATGTGCGCGGATGCGGCGAGCACGTTCATCGGCCGGCACGGTGGCTACGCAGACGTTGTCCGTGCCCAGGCCAGCGCCGTCTTCAAGCTGCCCAAGGGCGTCGATCCCCGAACGGCCGGCCCACTGATGTGCGGCGGCATCACGGTGTTCAGCCCCTTCGTGCAGTACGGGGTCTCTCCGACGGACCGCGTCGGCGTGATCGGCATCGGCGGGCTCGGCCACATGGCAGTCAAGTTCGCCCGGGCGTGGGGATGCCACGTGACCGCGTTCACCTCGACGGAGGCCAAGCAACAGGAGGCAGTCGAGCTGGGCGCCCACGTGGCACTAGACTCTCGTGACAAGGATGCGATCGAGCGCGCGGCGAAATCCTTCGACTTGCTGTTGTCCACGGTCAACGTCCCCCTCGACTGGGGGGCGTACATCGGCAGCCTCGCCCGGCGTGGGCGCTTGCATGTCCTCGGCGCCGTGCTCGAGCCGATCTCCGTGCCCGCGACCTCGTTGATGATGAGCCAGCGCTCCGTGTCGAGCTCGCCCGCCGGCAGTCCCTCCGACATCGCGAAGATGCTCGACTTCGCCGGCCGACACGAGATTCAGCCGACGACCGAGCACTTTGGCTTCGACCGCATCAACGAAGCGGTCGACCACCTGCGCAGCAACAAGGCTCGCTATCGGGTTGTTCTCGATCGCTGA